A DNA window from Rhodococcus sp. Z13 contains the following coding sequences:
- a CDS encoding long-chain-acyl-CoA synthetase → MTTPASTDRAPVVSLPGLVSKLPGMAVDLPIVLRGAAGMARRPQARESIGTVFQKLAERQPEHPFLRFEGRTITYGEAEERVNRYASVLTDHGVRTGDVVGILMGNRPETLLLALATVKLGAAAGMLNINQRGEVLEHSLSLLDSAVLVVGEECEAAVDSLGGAPQARTVLRSTELDELAADADAAPPAVTEQLKASETAYYIFTSGTTGLPKASRMTHFRWLKSMSGLGSLGVRLRRSDTLYCCLPLYHNNALTVALSSVLAAGATFALGRKFSASNFWDDAERNGATSFIYIGEICRYLLNQPPRPDDRDHGIRLAVGNGLRAEIWDEFVDRFGIGRVAEFYGASECNIAFINALDQKRTAGICPLPYAVVEYDPETGQPRRGDDGRLRKVGRGEVGLLLAKVTSRAPFDGYTDPEASEKKLVRDAFSDGDVWFDTGDLVRNQGWMHVAFVDRLGDTFRWKGENVATTQVEGVLSTDGQVDEAVVYGVEVPGADGRAGMAAVTLKEGTELDGAALARTLHDGLPDYAVPLFVRVVKELEYTTTFKSRKVDLRKQGFTEVGDDPVYVLASRKEGYRPIFDGYVDGVARGELPER, encoded by the coding sequence GTGACCACTCCAGCTTCCACCGACCGCGCCCCGGTCGTCTCCCTGCCCGGACTCGTCTCGAAGCTCCCCGGGATGGCCGTCGACCTGCCCATCGTCCTGCGCGGGGCAGCCGGGATGGCCCGCCGCCCGCAGGCCCGCGAGAGCATCGGCACGGTCTTCCAGAAGCTCGCCGAACGTCAGCCCGAGCATCCCTTCCTGCGGTTCGAGGGCAGGACCATCACCTACGGCGAGGCCGAGGAGCGGGTCAACCGGTACGCCTCGGTGCTCACCGACCACGGGGTCCGCACCGGCGACGTCGTCGGCATCCTCATGGGCAACCGGCCCGAGACGCTGCTGCTGGCCCTGGCCACCGTCAAGCTCGGCGCCGCCGCCGGGATGCTCAACATCAACCAGCGCGGCGAGGTGCTCGAGCACAGCCTGTCGCTGCTCGACAGCGCCGTGCTGGTGGTGGGGGAGGAGTGCGAGGCGGCCGTCGACTCGCTCGGCGGTGCCCCGCAGGCCCGCACCGTGCTACGCAGCACCGAACTCGACGAGCTCGCCGCCGACGCCGACGCGGCACCCCCGGCCGTCACCGAGCAGCTGAAGGCCTCCGAGACCGCCTACTACATCTTCACCTCGGGCACCACGGGCCTGCCCAAGGCCAGCCGGATGACGCACTTCCGCTGGCTGAAGTCGATGTCGGGACTCGGCAGCCTCGGGGTGCGCCTGCGCCGCAGCGACACCCTGTACTGCTGCCTGCCGCTCTATCACAACAACGCCCTGACGGTCGCGCTGTCGTCGGTGCTCGCCGCCGGCGCCACCTTCGCCCTCGGCAGGAAGTTCTCGGCATCGAACTTCTGGGACGACGCCGAGCGCAACGGTGCGACGTCCTTCATCTACATCGGCGAGATCTGCCGCTACCTGCTCAACCAGCCGCCGCGCCCCGACGACCGCGACCACGGCATCCGGCTCGCCGTCGGCAACGGCCTGCGCGCGGAGATCTGGGACGAGTTCGTCGACCGCTTCGGCATCGGCCGTGTCGCCGAGTTCTACGGCGCCAGCGAATGCAACATCGCCTTCATCAACGCCCTCGACCAGAAGCGCACCGCGGGGATCTGCCCGCTGCCCTACGCCGTCGTGGAGTACGACCCCGAGACCGGGCAGCCCCGGCGCGGCGACGACGGGCGGCTGCGCAAGGTGGGGCGCGGCGAGGTCGGTCTGCTGCTGGCCAAGGTCACCTCCCGGGCGCCCTTCGACGGGTACACCGACCCCGAGGCCTCCGAGAAGAAACTGGTGCGCGACGCCTTCTCCGACGGCGACGTCTGGTTCGACACCGGCGACCTGGTCCGCAACCAGGGCTGGATGCACGTCGCGTTCGTCGACCGCCTGGGCGACACCTTCCGGTGGAAGGGCGAGAACGTCGCGACCACGCAGGTCGAGGGCGTGCTCTCGACGGACGGCCAGGTCGACGAGGCCGTCGTCTACGGCGTCGAGGTGCCCGGCGCCGACGGTCGCGCGGGCATGGCCGCGGTCACCCTGAAGGAGGGCACCGAACTCGACGGGGCCGCCCTCGCGCGGACCCTGCACGACGGCCTGCCCGACTACGCCGTGCCGCTGTTCGTGCGCGTGGTGAAGGAGCTCGAGTACACGACCACCTTCAAGAGCCGCAAGGTCGATCTGCGCAAGCAGGGATTCACCGAGGTCGGCGACGATCCCGTCTACGTGCTGGCGTCCCGCAAGGAGGGTTACCGGCCGATCTTCGACGGTTACGTCGACGGCGTCGCGCGGGGTGAATTGCCCGAACGCTGA
- the folP gene encoding dihydropteroate synthase, translating to MSGPVSDVHEHPPVTRPGPVPSTLCGRPVATDRALVMAIVNRTPDSFYDRGATFSDDAALERVDRAVAEGADVVDIGGVKAGPGDVVDTAEEIRRVVPFVAAIRERYPDLIISVDTWRSEVARRAVAAGADLINDTWAGADPELVAVAAELGAGLVCSHTGGAVPRTRPHRVRYRDVVADVVQEVVTAADAAARAGIAADSILIDPTHDFGKNTHHGLALLREVDVLVKSGWPVLMALSNKDFVGETLGVELADRLEGTLAATALAAAAGARIFRVHEVAATRRVVDMVAAIAGTRPPARTVRGLA from the coding sequence ATGAGCGGCCCCGTGAGCGATGTCCACGAGCATCCCCCCGTGACCCGTCCCGGTCCGGTCCCGTCCACCCTGTGCGGGCGTCCCGTCGCCACCGACCGGGCCCTCGTCATGGCGATCGTCAACCGCACCCCCGACTCGTTCTACGACCGGGGCGCGACCTTCTCAGACGACGCCGCCCTCGAGCGGGTCGACCGGGCCGTGGCCGAGGGGGCGGACGTCGTCGACATCGGGGGAGTGAAGGCCGGTCCGGGCGACGTCGTCGACACCGCCGAGGAGATCCGCCGGGTCGTGCCGTTCGTCGCGGCGATCCGCGAGCGCTATCCCGACCTGATCATCAGCGTGGACACCTGGCGCAGCGAGGTGGCGCGCCGCGCCGTGGCCGCGGGCGCCGACCTGATCAACGACACCTGGGCCGGGGCCGACCCCGAGCTGGTCGCGGTCGCGGCGGAGCTCGGGGCGGGGCTCGTGTGCTCCCACACCGGCGGCGCGGTGCCGCGCACCCGCCCGCACCGGGTGCGCTACCGCGACGTCGTCGCCGACGTCGTGCAGGAGGTGGTCACGGCCGCCGACGCCGCCGCCCGGGCGGGCATCGCGGCCGACTCGATCCTCATCGATCCGACCCACGATTTCGGGAAGAACACCCATCACGGACTCGCCTTGTTGCGGGAGGTCGACGTTCTCGTAAAAAGTGGATGGCCTGTGCTGATGGCCCTGAGCAACAAGGACTTCGTGGGAGAGACTCTGGGTGTCGAACTCGCCGACCGGTTGGAGGGCACATTGGCAGCGACAGCACTGGCCGCGGCGGCGGGGGCGCGGATTTTCCGGGTACACGAGGTAGCGGCCACCCGGCGGGTGGTCGACATGGTCGCGGCGATCGCCGGCACCCGTCCGCCGGCGCGCACGGTGAGGGGACTGGCATGA
- a CDS encoding DUF3117 domain-containing protein: protein MAAMKPRTGDGPLEATKEGRGIVMRVPLEGGGRLVVELTPEEAAALGDELKSVTS from the coding sequence ATGGCGGCCATGAAGCCCCGGACCGGGGACGGTCCCCTCGAAGCAACCAAAGAGGGACGAGGAATCGTCATGAGGGTTCCACTCGAGGGCGGCGGACGTCTGGTCGTCGAGCTCACGCCGGAAGAGGCTGCGGCACTCGGCGACGAACTCAAGAGTGTCACCAGCTGA
- a CDS encoding DNA-3-methyladenine glycosylase I, which produces MTDDGRIRCPWAVDGPGATLYRDYHDTEWGRPLHGRDALFERLSLEAFQSGLSWLTILRKREAFRAAFHGFDVEAVARFTDIDVERLLADAGIVRNRSKIEAVIANARVVLELPVDLDELLWSFAPPRRARRWESIESIPAVTEESTAMARELKRRGFRFVGPTTAYALMQATGMVDDHLASCWVAAETVGAEKADGKESATRSPTE; this is translated from the coding sequence GTGACCGACGACGGCCGCATCCGGTGCCCCTGGGCGGTGGACGGGCCGGGAGCGACCCTCTACCGCGACTACCACGACACCGAATGGGGGCGGCCGCTGCACGGCCGCGACGCGCTGTTCGAGCGGCTGTCCCTCGAGGCGTTCCAGTCGGGGCTGTCGTGGCTGACGATCCTGCGCAAACGCGAGGCCTTCCGCGCCGCCTTCCACGGCTTCGACGTCGAGGCGGTGGCCCGGTTCACCGACATCGACGTCGAGCGGCTGCTCGCCGACGCCGGCATCGTGCGCAACCGCAGCAAGATCGAGGCGGTGATCGCCAACGCCCGCGTGGTGCTCGAGCTGCCCGTCGATCTCGACGAGCTGCTGTGGTCGTTCGCGCCGCCGCGACGCGCGCGACGGTGGGAATCGATCGAGTCGATCCCGGCGGTCACCGAGGAGTCCACCGCCATGGCCCGCGAACTCAAGCGGCGCGGTTTCCGGTTTGTCGGTCCTACCACGGCTTATGCGCTGATGCAGGCCACCGGGATGGTCGACGACCACCTCGCCTCGTGCTGGGTCGCGGCCGAGACGGTGGGTGCGGAGAAGGCCGACGGGAAAGAGTCGGCTACGCGGTCACCGACCGAATAG
- a CDS encoding putative RNA methyltransferase: protein MLADVIDLLACPHCGTGLDLDDRTVVCERGHSFDVARQGYVPLLGGGSTPFTGDTADMIAARADFLGAGHYDPIRTAVARACADTGTGPARVLEVGAGTGQYLETVLDTLPDARAVGLDVSKPAVRRIARSHPRVGAVLADAWQQLPVRSGALTHVLSIFAPRNAAESHRVLAPGGALIVVVPTSEHLRELVSLPGMVTVDERKTERLSAALSGHFERTAREDVRFVARLPRPALEHVAGMGPSAHHLTAADRAALLDRLPDPFEVTVSVTVSTWRRRDS, encoded by the coding sequence ATGCTCGCGGATGTGATCGACCTGCTCGCATGCCCGCACTGCGGGACCGGCCTCGATCTCGACGACCGCACCGTGGTGTGCGAGCGCGGGCACAGCTTCGACGTCGCCCGCCAGGGTTACGTCCCGCTCCTCGGCGGCGGGTCCACTCCCTTCACCGGCGACACTGCCGACATGATCGCCGCGCGCGCCGACTTCCTCGGCGCCGGTCACTACGACCCCATCCGCACCGCCGTCGCCCGCGCCTGCGCCGACACCGGCACCGGTCCCGCTCGTGTCCTCGAGGTGGGGGCGGGCACGGGTCAGTATCTGGAGACCGTCCTCGACACGCTGCCCGACGCCCGGGCCGTGGGCCTGGACGTCTCCAAACCCGCGGTGCGCCGCATCGCACGCAGTCATCCCCGGGTGGGGGCCGTCCTCGCCGACGCGTGGCAGCAGCTGCCCGTCCGTTCGGGGGCGCTCACCCACGTGCTGTCGATCTTCGCTCCGCGCAACGCCGCCGAGAGCCATCGGGTGCTCGCACCCGGTGGTGCGCTGATCGTCGTCGTCCCGACCTCCGAGCACCTGCGCGAGCTGGTGTCGCTGCCGGGCATGGTGACGGTGGACGAACGCAAGACCGAGCGGCTCTCGGCGGCGCTGTCGGGGCACTTCGAGCGGACGGCACGCGAGGACGTGCGGTTCGTCGCCCGGCTGCCGCGTCCGGCGCTCGAACACGTCGCGGGCATGGGCCCGTCCGCGCACCATCTCACCGCCGCGGACCGCGCGGCGCTGCTCGACCGGCTGCCGGATCCGTTCGAGGTGACGGTCTCGGTGACCGTCTCCACCTGGAGGCGGCGCGACTCCTGA
- a CDS encoding DivIVA domain-containing protein: protein MLTVLMYVLVMVGVGAVLFFVASAVFGRGETLAPLPPGTTVTVLPVTDVTGTDIRDLRFQQTLRGYKMSEVDWALDRLAREVDDLRDRLAAAEARAAVHEHRVHEPGTREHDDADVPVTKGESS from the coding sequence ATGCTCACGGTTCTGATGTACGTGCTCGTGATGGTGGGCGTCGGGGCGGTGCTGTTCTTCGTCGCGAGCGCCGTCTTCGGGCGGGGCGAGACATTGGCGCCGCTGCCGCCGGGCACCACGGTCACGGTGCTCCCGGTCACCGACGTCACCGGCACGGACATCCGCGACCTGCGGTTCCAGCAGACCCTGCGCGGTTACAAGATGAGCGAGGTCGACTGGGCGCTCGACCGGCTGGCCCGCGAGGTCGACGACCTGCGCGACCGCCTCGCCGCCGCCGAGGCCCGCGCGGCCGTTCACGAGCACCGCGTTCACGAGCCCGGCACCCGCGAACACGACGACGCGGACGTTCCCGTCACGAAGGGGGAGTCCTCGTGA
- a CDS encoding glucosyl-3-phosphoglycerate synthase, with amino-acid sequence MSAPARNWTAANSWDRPSWTVEELERAKAGRTVTVVLPALNEQETVAGVIDTVRPLLGGLVDELVVLDSGSTDETVVRARAAGARVLSREEAVPGLAPVPGKGEVLWRSLAATSGDLVAFVDSDLIDPDPAFVPRLLGPLLLCEGIHLVKGYYRRPLRTGGSEDSHGGGRVTELVARPLLAALRPELTCVLQPLGGEYAGTRELLQSVPFAPGYGVEIGLLLDTYERFGLDAIAQVNLGVRKHRNRPLIELGAMSRQIVGTMLGRCGIRDSGAPLTQFLVEGEGFVPFDTTVDLADRPPMVTITG; translated from the coding sequence ATGAGTGCACCGGCGCGCAACTGGACCGCGGCGAACAGCTGGGACCGCCCCAGCTGGACCGTCGAGGAACTCGAACGGGCCAAGGCGGGACGCACCGTGACGGTCGTGCTGCCGGCCCTCAACGAACAGGAGACCGTCGCGGGGGTGATCGACACGGTCCGCCCGCTCCTGGGCGGTCTCGTCGACGAACTCGTGGTACTCGACTCCGGCTCCACGGACGAGACCGTCGTGCGGGCACGCGCTGCGGGCGCCCGGGTGCTGTCCCGGGAGGAGGCGGTGCCGGGGCTCGCCCCCGTCCCGGGCAAGGGCGAGGTGCTGTGGCGGTCGCTGGCCGCCACCTCCGGCGATCTCGTCGCGTTCGTCGACTCCGATCTCATCGATCCGGATCCGGCGTTCGTCCCGAGGCTGCTGGGGCCGCTGCTGCTCTGCGAGGGCATCCACCTGGTCAAGGGCTACTACCGGCGGCCGCTGCGCACCGGGGGGTCCGAGGACTCGCACGGCGGCGGCCGGGTCACCGAACTCGTCGCGCGGCCGCTGCTGGCGGCGCTGCGACCCGAGCTGACCTGCGTGCTGCAGCCGCTCGGCGGCGAGTACGCCGGGACACGGGAGCTGCTGCAGTCGGTGCCCTTCGCTCCCGGTTACGGGGTGGAGATCGGCCTGCTGCTCGACACCTACGAGCGGTTCGGACTCGATGCGATCGCCCAGGTCAACCTGGGTGTGCGCAAGCATCGCAACCGTCCGCTCATCGAACTCGGGGCGATGAGCCGGCAGATCGTCGGGACCATGCTCGGGCGGTGCGGCATCCGCGACTCGGGGGCGCCGCTGACGCAGTTCCTCGTGGAGGGCGAGGGCTTCGTCCCGTTCGACACCACCGTCGATCTCGCCGACCGGCCGCCCATGGTGACCATCACCGGCTGA